The genomic window ACAGGGTCAAACTAACCACAAAATCTATTGCAATGAACGCGTCTACAGGTCTGAGTATGTTAACCTGTTCTAAGCATAGAAACATATACTTGAATTCTAGTGTGGATATGGATCTCGTGCTGGCGATAGGTTGCGGTGAACAGTatggaaaagagaataaaaaagtGCTTTCGTCCCATGCCATTGAGAATTATGTCCACCCCCCAATATATATGGAAGGAAACTTTATCATGCAAAGTGGTGTAGGATATATGTCTTGCGGTGACAGATTTACCATTGGACTTAGCGATAACACAACTCTACAGGAGGCCTGGCAATGCGGAATCTTAAGATCCTTACCTGTCAGCAAGAGTGCAGCTTCCCACACGCTGAAAGCATCTCTGATGATGTATCTTCTATTGTTAGTTGGATATTTCGTATACGAGTAGATGAGATGGAGGTGGTCACATATATGCGATTGCATCGACTCGTGTCCTTCTTTCTACTTTAAGCCCCCTACTATGTTGACCAATAGGCTCTGTGCAATCAATTGTGGCGTCAGAAAATGGCATGGAACTGTACTGCACAAGGACAAAACTACCGTACTTTTTCATTGAATCCcttccaaaaagtatatatcagaagaaggtttcttcatccaattcacCCGTTTGAATTGACTACTTACTTAATATCAAATTATAagtcaagtcagaagaaaccaaggagaacatcagtaaatacttacttatctagTGAAGCCAACAATTCAATCATCAAGTTATTAATTCAACAATTActtcaagtcaaaaaaGCCATCCAACGGCATTGTTTCTACTAACATCCCTTTTAAGGTCCCTACTACCGATGctgaggaatatccagtccaacaGTTGTATTATACCATAGGTCAAGTAGTTAAAAAATTAGGCGCACGCCAGCCAGGTACTGCCTGACAGTCAATGGCCCCGAACTCCACACCCGCTCCTTCTTTAACATATTTGAGGTATGTCACCGTACTCCTGGACCTGAATAAGGTAAGGCAACTAGCAATTAAGTTCTTCTGACCGTGCCTGTTATCTTTGATTGCGGCAATTATGGTTTCTGTTAGACTGTCAGTGTCTCTTGTCTTACAGCCATTCTTGTCTCTAGAATACTTGTACAATACTGCGATGAATGGCGTGATGTCCAAACCATAACTACCATCTGAATGAAGTACATTCTGGGGGATGTTGACCTTTAACGCCAGAGTGTTGCAGGACATGCCCGGGCCATGCGACTTTCCGAACACTTTATCTATAACCAAACCTGTAAAGGCATGCGCACATCCTAAAGTTaatgcaaaaaaatacagaaaGTTCATGTCAAGATAACGTCCAGTGATTTCGATGCTACTAATGTTTCATCGAAGGTCCCTACCATTTTGTAATATCactcttctcttttaaatcttgaaatctattcagaataataataaatatattatacatatatatattctttaaaaaGTGAAAATTACATTCCAATATATGCATGCCATCTTGTAGCTAAAGTAAAATGGAGTTTTAAAAGTTCAAGCCGGTAATTATGAGTCTTTAGTTAAGTAGTTATGCATCAAAAAATCCCCGTGTCAATCAAAGTTTGAGAATGCTCGCGTGTTAAGCATTAGATGACTGTGACTTATTTGGAACCTGGGTTCTATCCCACTCTGTTGTAATACCTTCAACCAGCTTGTTTTTAGCTTGCTCTATAAACGTCTGTATAACAGGGTCAGTACACTTTTGGGAATAGAGTACGAAAAGGTCATAACACTGTTGACCGTCGTAAAAGTAGCTGTTTGTCGACCAAATTCCTCTCTGAAAAAGATACGAATTCATAATTCTACCTATTTCTTCCCATGAATGACCTGTTATGATTAACtttaagaaaaagaggacATCGCCAGTCTCACTTATAAGCATGAGTGAAAAGGGGCCAAACATTAAAGATGTCAAAGCAACCAAAAATGTGATGCACGCTATTATAAGAAGTGTGTACGTAGCCCAGATATTATCTCTTTCATCGTAATGAACATCGTGTACAAGGGTAGTGCATAAAATGATTAATATGACGATTATACCTATAAAGGAACATACTATCACGGGATGTTCAGCAATTATATGGGAAAATCTGCCCCGATGAAGGTCTTTGCCGAGCTTTGAATACGCGAGTTGTGGAGGATTATCCGATTCTCCTTTCATTAGCAGCTGATGTGATGAAAGTGGTTTATTGCGCTTCAATGCATTTGATATAAATCAAACCTACGGTTGTTAATACTCATTTTGCAATGTTCACTTGCAACTAGGCTTCTTTAGAGAAGGTTTTACAGGTAACGaataaatttgaagaaagtaaaGCGGACAAAAATATATTACCACCAGCCTTCCTTTTcacttttattttcattttcacttttcGGGGATATATCTCCCCTACATTGACTGCTTACCTAATATCCAATTGTATGCCAGATATTAGAGAAAATGGAGGGCATCAGtaaataattaattatgAACTAAATGTGTCTTGGCAAATGCAAAACTAAACCTCTCTAACAATAGGGCTACTTGACGATTGTAAGCGGGAAGACCCCCGGTTCACGTAAAAAATTGAATAAGCTATTCCCATAGCAGATTTCTTACACTCAGTGGGTAGAATTCAGCTGCTTCATCCTAATTAACTTTTGTAGCTGGATATTGTTGCGTTCAATTGATTTTTGTAGCTGGTAAGTTCACGTTCAAAGACATTAAGACTATTCTAAAGGTCCATGTTAGCATCATCAACAGAGGTACACTGATATCACCTATATTGGGGATTAACTagaataaagaatatgCTTAATTAGATCTATAGAGGTAGTATATCGCGCCAACTCACAAATTTGCAAGGTTACAGTAGTTATCTTGTAGATATGCTGTAAAAGCACAAGtaaaaaatacaaactCCCTAGAGAGCCTCGTTACATCACATCTGCAAATTGCCTGCAACGAAAAATTCTGCCAAGCCTGAACAAAACTCATTAGACATAGACTAACTACCTGTGCGGCACTTGTGtccttttttatttcctaAAGCTGTTTTTAAGGGCACTTGGAATGTACTACGTTTGTCTTTAAGGCACCCAGGTTCCTGCAGCAGTTTTTCCCTGCTATCAAAATGAGTACTACCTCTTAGACGGTTACGGACAGCTTCAAATACTGCATttgtgtttcttttttcctaCCGAAAACTTTTACATGTcaagaataataaataatactCGAGTTTGTTTTCCTCTTGTTCAATATACAAATACAGTCGATCTCTGCAGACGGTCCGGTAGTAGTTGAGATACATagtaaaagaaatcatAATAGTATTAATTGTAATCAGAATTATTAAGCATATTTTCTGCGTCAACTCAACTACACAGCGAAAAGGGCTGTTACTAAGTACTATGATGTTTCAGGAATAGCCAGTCTGACTATCACGAATAAAAAGCAAACAGCATCGTTGAAGTAATCCCATGCTTTAGGAGGTATTTAAGTATCACTCCAACCACTCTCTGCAGTTCAATGGTACGTTTAATGATGTAATTACCAAACTTCTTGTGCTATAACGAAGCCAAGTTAACCACAAAATTTATTGCAATGAATGCATCTATACCTGTATATGTATTAGGCTGTTCCGTGCATGAAAACCTTTCTTTGAACTCTAGTGTGGACATATGGAGGGCTAAAGGGTGTGGTGAACAGTAtggaaaagagaacaaaaaagagCTTTCGTCCCATGCCATTGATAATTATGTCCATCCTCCAATATATATGGAAGGAAACTTTATCATGCAAAGTGGTGTAGAATATATCGATTGTGGTGACAAATTTGTCCTGGAATATACCAATAGCACAACTCTACAGCAGGCCTGGCAATGCGGGGTCCTAGAGTCCTTACCTGTCAGCAGAAGTGCAGCTTCGCACACCCTGAAGATGTCTCTGGTGATGTATCTTCTATTGTTAGTTGGTTATTTCGTATACGAGTAGTTAAGATGGAGACATCAATAGCAGCGCATTATAATATTCTGGAGTTGTGAATCGCTAGGATCAAGGTAACAGCATTTGGTGATTGATCATTCCAAGAGTTATATAAGTAGAAGGCTTCTTCATGCAATTGTTCCATTTGAATCGAGCGCTGATGCGAAATAACAAGTCCAAATTATCAAATTAAGATCGTCCCGTGATGTCGCtattgcttcttttgagGGAAAGCCCCGCTTCCTAATCATCCGGAACTGGATTTAAGAAAGCTTGATTTTATAAATGATTCATATAAAAAGAGTAATTGCATCTAGGTCAATGGGGAGTACCTCTTATTAGGAGAGCCCTCTTAACAACGAACTTACTGTATCTATCTTCACGAAAAAATTATTTAGTGAAACACATTCCAAGTAAACCAGAGGTCAATCAATTGAACACCACTAAATATCTTTCTCCAATTAAAAGTAtagaaggagaaaaaagagaggaGGAGAGCAACCAAGGAAAATGCAAACCTTTCAACTTGAAAGTTCTGTTTCTGAAGTTTGtggttttattttgtttgagTTTTGCTCTAGTTACTTGTAACCATTTTTACATGGAAGCTAAGAGACAAAGCGAAGATACCAATGTTACTATTTTTGCTACTGAAACAATTGTGAGCTCTGTGTCAACTATCCAAAGCCATCCCGCTGAGTTGTCGCTTTCTCTATCTAAACAAAATCGTTAGAACTGGATGGTAAACTCAGCTATTTCTGGTTTTCTGTTCTGCGCTGCTGGGTTGACGGGGGCATTTCTCATACAACATGTACGGCAGTCGAGTCACCAGCATGCTGTGTTATAGGTGcttagaagaagaagattatgATTCAGCTGTTTATCAATTCTTTCGCGATTCTTTCGTGATTCTCCCGCCTGGAACTATTGCTGGAATCCTTTTGTCGAAACCTAAATCACACCATTCTAAGTCAATACATTTGCCAGAAAATCCGGTTTCATTTAGTACAACTCTAATCTTTATATTCCCTTTCACTCTCCTTCTCTCCCCCCTCTAATCATGCTAGTACTTGTTACCCGTGTAATATACCGCCATTACAAACTCTCCCCTAACTTTCCTCTTCTTACCTGCAAACTTGGATCCCCTGTAGTTCCGATCCCCTAGAAGATATGTCTGTTGAGTGCTGTAGAACACATAGCTTATGATTGAATAGTACGTAAGGAACAAATATCCGTACCGAGGTTCGCATCATTAAAAATCGACACATACTACAATCAGCGATACCCCAGCACATACAGTGTAGACAAAATGATTGCTATGAAAAAACTTGACTTGGCAACAGCATTAGGAGCGTCACCGCATTCAAAACACACTGAAGCAAACACCCAGCACATACACAGACCAAGAGGAACTTTTACAGTACGAACATTGGTAGATTGCTTCATGCTGACAGAGCGAAGAGATTGTGGCTGAAAaagagtttttttttcttcaatgttGGAAGGCCCCATCGGCATGTAGTGGGAATTAGAACTATGTTGAAGGTGTTATCTTAATGAACACTCTAAATCATTTCAGAGTGCTTCAGCTCTCCTTGTTATTTACTCTCTTATCGAATGTATACGTTTTTGTTCTTAAATCAACGCAAGTCTGACTTCCACCACACATGATCTCATGTAAGTCGAGAAATATGAAATCTATTcaggaaaataataatattcattatgaaaaaaaattaaaaaataagaCTTATACATTCTgtctattctttttttcttccttaaaCATCGAAGGGAATGATTATATTGAACTAGCTAGAGCAGACTTGTTTGCAGAACTACAAACTACAGTTCGactcttcttgatttgTTTTGCTATCAAAATCCTACTCCAGTCTCATTCAGAGCACACCTTAAAATCGAAATTAGCCTTGAATTAATAATCTTAGAAACATtagtattgtttttttaatcCCTTATTTACTGCATTCACCTGTGAAGAGagatagaagaaaaaaacgaTCCATTTGATAACAGggtttttaattttaaagatgaaataATAAGGAATAGAAGTCACCACAAGAAAGCCTATGGCGAAAGAAGTCAATGAGTCCATGATTGATTCTGAAGCTCttaacaaaagaagttcagTCCGTAAAACTGTTTATAGAACAACTCAAGTTATTGCTTATTAAGTAACCAATAGTACTCTGTCTGTGTTTAATCCTCATTTTATAGGCTATTAGAGAGTTCAAATATAAAGGGGAATATATCGAAAAAATTTCATTGCATTGGATGAATGTTGCCTTTTTCTTATGATACACAAAATGTCTCCCATACCCGTGCGTATAGATAGATCTGTTTGGACTTAAGAGcggacaaaaaaaattgatgTGCCTTAATCTGTCAGATATGTCCGTGGTAATTTTCTTGGAACTGAAAAGCGGAACGGAAAAGTTTTTTGGTTGccgaaaagaaaaccgCCAACAAAAAAGACGAACATTTGAAAACTGAAGATATTGTAGCACATTTTCCCTTGATATTCACATATCGTTAAAAAACTGAATCATAAGGTTATATTGCCATTTGGAGCTTTCTGTATTTGGGACGTACAGATGCTTTTAAGCAAGTAAATATACGTTCTCCTACAGGGAATTCAAGAATAGGATAAATTTCCCCTTCAATCTTTAAAGGTTTTCATTTGACAAATTTCAGAATAATATTAAACAGCAGATCATCTTAGTTTCTACCCCTTCTATAATGATCTTCCCCACCTTAAACAAATGATCTGCTTACAATCTACATTGCACCTTTCAACCTTTAACACTACTCAAAAAAACGCCTACtgttggactggatattccGGTATCAACACCTACTACTTGAATATATTGCTCCTTTCGTATGCCACACCCTATATGTGCTATACGCCACTGACGTTTCTCACATTGGTATTTGCCTCTGTTGATCCTGGACGTCTTACGACGCTGTCTATGGTGACAGGTATTATATCAATTATAAAAGCTAAGGCTAAAACCTAGATATGCTAGGTTCAAGGCTAAagtatttgataattgaattcattccaaatatatatataagtagaaggtttcttcatctactGCCATCAATACCACAAACCTCTCATCTGAAGTCCCCCTCCTACCTACTACTTCTGATgaatatccagtccaacaGTACCCTTAATGTatccaaaaaaagaaaaaaagaaaaaatttACATCATATTGCAGTTTCGCAATTTTGTCTGCTGGCTTTTGGAAGAACTCCGACGAGCCCTGCATGCAAATGCGTAgtttttctcatttttcGTCTAGCtctttcagtttttttttttttagtcAGTTATTTTCAAATACATCGTACAATAGGGCTTCAGCCCAGACTGATACATCTTAGAAGCCTCTGATTCTCTCTCTAATATAAgcctctctttctctctctcttacGAAATTGGTAATAATTGTTCTCAACTGCAAAAAGCAATAGGCAATAACAAAGATCCATTTGGCTTCAGGGTTCCTAATGCGAAAGATGAAATAATAGGGAATGGAAgtcaccaaaaaaaataaaacggTGAAGGAAAGCAAAggatcatcatcatcatccataATTGATCCTGAAGTTCTTAGCAGAAGGAGTTCATTCCGTAAAATTGATTACAGAACAACTTGAATTTTTAATAATTAAGTGAACAACAGTACGCCGTCTGTGTTTATTCCTCATTTTTATAAGCTTCTAGAGAGTTTAAATATAAAGGAGGGAAATATCGAAAATCTTCCAATGAATTGGATATCTGTGGTCTTTTCTCTATGAATATAAAAAGTTTCATCTCATATGCTTGTGTACGGATCTGTTTGAACCAAAGAACGGACAGAAAAATGAGCTGCCTTAATCTGTCAGATATGTCCGTGGTAATTTTCTTGGAACTGAAAAGCGGAACGGAAAAatgtttttggttgttgaaTAGGAAACCGCTAACAAAAAAGACGAACATTTGAAAACTGAAGATATTGTAGCACATTTTCCCTTGATATTCACATATCGTTAAAAAACTGAATCATAAGATTATATTGCCTTTTGGCGCTTTCTGAATTTGGGTCGTACAGATGTTTTTAAGCAAGTAAATATACGTTCTCCTAAAGGGAAATTCAGGAATAGGATAAATTTCCCCTTCAATCTTTAAAGGTTTTCATTTGACAATTTTCAGAATAATATTTAACAGCAGAGCATTTTAGTTTCTACGGACACTGATTAATAAGTTTTAACACATATACCTTAACGTATGTGTAGCATTTAATGGCTTAGGTAATCAGTTGGATTTTGTCTTAGGTTAAGGGTATGAATCGCTATTTCCtaaaatatttgttatTACCGTTGCTTGTTTCTAGCACGGCTTGGTGTGTCTATGATTATTTCACTAAAGAGAGTACACAAATGCAAGGTCAAATTGGTGGAGTATGGTATAGCTATTCCTCTAATAAATGCAAT from Kluyveromyces marxianus DMKU3-1042 DNA, complete genome, chromosome 6 includes these protein-coding regions:
- a CDS encoding DUP superfamily family; this encodes MKGESDNPPQLAYSKLGKDLHRGRFSHIIAEHPVIVCSFIGIIVILIILCTTLVHDVHYDERDNIWATYTLLIIACITFLVALTSLMFGPFSLMLISETGDVLFFLKLIITGHSWEEIGRIMNSYLFQRGIWSTNSYFYDGQQCYDLFVLYSQKCTDPVIQTFIEQAKNKLVEGITTEWDRTQVPNKSQSSNA